A window of Cherax quadricarinatus isolate ZL_2023a chromosome 62, ASM3850222v1, whole genome shotgun sequence genomic DNA:
CCTCATCAGAAGGTAACTCCAGAGTGTTACAAACAGAGTGTAATTGATATACTGTATCTTCATTAAGGGTCAATTGATCATGTGAGAGACACACGAGTTGTGTCATATATATCATTTTCAAAATTTCTTTGATCCTGTACTGCAAGTCACTTTCACTCATGGCCTTGATCTTTGGATACTTAATCACTAATCGCTCCATTAACTTCTTTCGACACATGTGATGAATTTCATGGTAGAGTTCAGTTTCAGTGACTGTCATGTTCAACTTGTCAGGTGTGTTGTCAAGGATATAAATGAGAAATGTTAAGTTCATTGGAAGTGTTAAGTGTTTGTGAATACTTGATACCGTCATCACGTCCTTTACTAGCATGTCAGTGCATCGATTGTTATTCGTCTGTTTGTTTATCTCCTGGTGAGTTCGACGTACAAACTCAGGAATTTGTTGTTTAGCTATTCCTAGTATTTCAGCGTTTGTTACGTCATATTCTGCAGGTATCGTAAAGCTGAACATTTCAACTTTTTCTGGTCTTGAAGTGCACAGAATAGTTGAGTGAGGAGAATTTTGAAATTCGTGTAATAGGCTTTCAACAAGATTTTCTGAGATTTCATTAACTTCATCTAGACCGTCTATTATTATCAGAATCTTACAAAGCTTCGTTATTCTCGGCAGAAAGCTCCTAAATTTTTTAGATACCTCTGGCATCTGTTGGTCCAGAAGGTCCTGGTAAGACTTGATGGATGAGTCTCTGCACTGTACCCATAGTAAAAGTTCGTATTTGTCTAAGTCTTTTAAATTACCTTGACCACCATTTATCCATTCATCAATCACAAACTTCACTAAAGTTGTCTTGCCACTCCCTGCCAGACCTTCAAGCACAAGTATTTTAGGTCGTGCTGGAGGCTCTGCTGTGTTCCCGACAACTTGCAGAAGCTCTCTATAGTCTACATAATTTTCTGTTCCTCTGTATTTTCCTAGTTTGACTTTGATATCAACAAATATTTTATTTACTTTAAGGCTGAAATCCTTGGCCATAAATAACACTGGGTTTACAtaacaaaatttttggaaaacgTCCTTCAACATTTTATTATTTTCCCCTATCACAAGCTCTTTTATTTCATCACGACAATGTGTCTCTAAATCTTCCATTCCTATAGTTTTTTTCATGATGTTGTCCAGATTATCAATCACCTGTTTGATTTCATTATCCACTTCAGTTTGGTCTCGCTCATACCGCTCTCCAGAACTCTTAACACAGTTAACTAACATCTCTCGAAGGTTATCTGTCTTTTCAAAAACCTGTTTATCGGTAATTGTAAGTTGATCATGAGAAGCATCATTTCTCATTTTCTTTATAGCAGTGATGTAGTATTCCAGTTCTGTGCTTTCAGTGGTCCATTTTGGGTCATTGAGAGCTGCGACTTTCTCACAGGCAACTCTAATGCTCACATAGAGTAGTGACAGATCAAATTCTGATCCATCTGGACTTTTCTTGATCATCTTGTCCTGTGTTCTATTAAACCTTCTATTCTTTTTAGATAaagtgaagtagttgagtgatGATCCAGGATTCAAGTTTTCTAAGTAATCATCGAGACTCACATTGGCAGGTTTACCCGGGGTTCCCCAGACGAATGTATTATACATAACTTGTCGACCACAGACATTAACAGCCATAATGAATCTCAGTCCATTAAGTACTTCCTTAGATACGATATCCATAGTGCCTCAAGTATCTTGCGATATATTCTGTTGATAGAGCGCGTGACGCTCTTCTTTATTATAtgcccttcttcctctctcttctcatCTGAAAAAACAAACATAacttagtaatattaccagtgacaACCTAacttagtaatattaccagtgacaACCTAacttagtaatattaccagtgacaACCTAacttagtaatattaccagtgacaACCTAacttagtaatattaccagtgacaACCTAacttagtaatattaccagtgacaACCTAacttagtaatattaccagtgacaACCTAacttagtaatattaccagtgacaACCTAacttagtaatattaccagtgacaACCTAacttagtaatattaccagtgacaACCTAacttagtaatattaccagtgacaACCTAacttagtaatattaccagtgacaACCTAacttagtaatattaccagtgacaACCTAacttagtaatattaccagtgacaACCTAacttagtaatattaccagtgacaACCTAacttagtaatattaccagtgacaACCTAacttagtaatattaccagtgacaACCTAacttagtaatattaccagtgacaACCTAacttagtaatattaccagtgacaACCTAacttagtaatattaccagtgacaACCTAacttagtaatattaccagtgacaACCTAacttagtaatattaccagtgacaACCTAacttagtaatattaccagtgacaACCTAacttagtaatattaccagtgacaACCTAacttagtaatattaccagtgacaACCTAacttagtaatattaccagtgacaACCTAacttagtaatattaccagtgacaACCTAacttagtaatattaccagtgacaACCTAacttagtaatattaccagtgacaACCTAacttagtaatattaccagtgacaACCTAacttagtaatattaccagtgacaACCTAacttagtaatattaccagtgacaACCTAacttagtaatattaccagtgacaACCTAacttagtaatattaccagtgacaACCTAacttagtaatattaccagtgacaACCTAacttagtaatattaccagtgacaACCTAacttagtaatattaccagtgacaACCTAacttagtaatattaccagtgacaACCTAacttagtaatattaccagtgacaACCTAacttagtaatattaccagtgacaACCTAacttagtaatattaccagtgacaACCTAacttagtaatattaccagtgacaACCTAacttagtaatattaccagtgacaACCTAacttagtaatattaccagtgacaACCTAACTTAGAGACATATAAGTGACAGGGTGAACAACTTAAAAAATTTCAATTTATGAATTAATATAACTCATAAATAACTTTTATGCCCGGCGGCCCAGTGGCtagagctctcgcttcacacacggaggaaacatttcgacacgtttccttacacctgttgtcctgttcacctagcagcaaataggtacctgggtgttagtcgactggtgtgggtggcatcctaggggacaagattaaggaccacaatggaaataagttagacagtcctcgatgacgcactgactttgttgggttatcctgggtggctaaccctccggggttaaaaatccgaacgaaaatcTTATCTCccttattttattttaaacttaagCATTAAAATTTTAACTTATAAAAAGTTTCATGTATTGTAATAAGTGAAATATTATTAGATATATTAgaaatattattataaaaaatatgcTACTCGATAAGAataaaaaacaaaagtttattcAAAATTCACTAAATATTTAAGTGCACTTTACAGAATATACTTCAAACCAGTCCAAAAATACATGTTAATTTTAAAACTTCAATGGAAGTGCGCTCCAAAATTTAATTTTTATTCCACTATATGAGTCTGTACTGTGTGCCAAAATTTGGACCATTTCATGCATATTTAAAGGTTGTGCAGAACTTCATCTTTGGTTTCTGTGTATCGCAGATGACAGCTTCACTACCGAGTACATGAGGTGCATCAGAATGCTCGTTAGGAGGGTGTCCCCTCCAGTTTTTCTCAACTGTCTGGCTCCTGACGCGTAGTGACATACTTCACATGTCacatgtagtcgcagatgctttatcgtgacatgttagtatagtaactgcagaccctccatttactgccgaggatgtaaagattgcacaaagaacagatcccatgtgatctggtgtgattcgattcctgctccaggaagatcttattctgactgtgaagccaccagcacccatcagtgactttgtcatgaaccaagacttactgtatcgaacagctgagttgggtactcctagcagaagagtataccagttagtaattccagtcactagtgaatgtagccttacagctagttcatgatgtaccaggtgttgcacaccctggtatggatcgttcagtaaaacaagccagattgaaatacttttggcctcgtatggcaactgatatttctgagtatgttaagaaatgtagtgtctgcatgcagcataaaggtaatgctagtggtcctaatccaatccaagtgtatccaactactagcgaaccgtgggaagagttgcgctagatttgttaactaatttccaatgttccctccaaggcaacaaacatctgtgtgttatggtagatcatttcaccagatattgtgagttagttcctattgcagataagactgcagagacagtagctaaagcgtttaaagaacgcattatctgcaggcataccacccctaagtccttagtaacagataatggaggtgaattctgtaatgagattcttgaaaatttgtgtactttatacaagatctctaaatccaccattgttcctcaccatcctgccagcaatgggttagctgaacgaaccaataaaaaagtacttgatgttttgagagccactatcaatcccaacagtgaaacttgggataaAGTTATACCATATGTTCAGTGTGCcgtaaattctgcttacaatgtttctataggtgacaccccaatttatgcattgtatggtgtagataaacggttgccttatgagttgttatattctagcccgacaccaaattacaaccctgataatttcatagcaactcgtaccagcttagctcaaagtgtttttagaagaatccgtggaacatttcataaatcaacagcagaatttaaaAGAGtcacaaacactcgagcaaagtcgaccaaaatcaaagtaggttcgagagttatgctgactaactttaacaaaacgtctgcagtgcctcagcttgatcaaaagtttgttggtccttatcgagtagttgaacatatcactggcaataagtataaggttagagaaattagtactggtcagtataaagaattgcatttagatcacatgaagttagtatgtgatgataatgatgttccaactcaCACTAATGTGACAGaccctgacaatcctcctgatcctgtactctctacctctgatactcagtcagatgatcaacctgaatgttgtTATTCCCTACATACACGACAGGTACTGAGAAAttctcaagtatcatttgtaaataCCAATTCAGAGCTGCCTCAAATATgacatgagttagccagtgcaacagagtttgattctcccagagatgacacccattctgcatatgtcaatctcaccctagcagagttggggttaaatgtaaataacctgtatagatgaataattagagtatcaacttattaataatcaagattttttttggtgtgtgtgtgttcatgttctctccgaattctgagatttaacagtctaggtttgagtgcaccaagtctgtcttttctgttaaacacttctttctttgtacatatccttcctcagaatccgtagatcacatgaatacagtcTGATAGATCAAAATttgttttttatcacttctattgtgtaatcccaatatCGAGTCTCATTCTATGAGTTGTGCTATTTCATACCTAGTAATGCtttacagtaagtttcattacaGTCAGTTTaattacagtaagtttcattacagtcagtttcattacagtaagtgtcattacagtaagtttcattacagtaagtttcattacagtaagtttcattacagtaagtttcattacagtaagtttcattacagtcagtttcattacagtcagtttcattacagtaagtttcattacagtcagtttcattacagtcagtttcattacagtcagtttcattacagtaagtttcattacagtaagtttcattacagtaagtttcattacagtaagtttcattacagtaagtttcattacagtcagtttcattacagtcagtttcattacagtaagtttcattacagtcagtttcattacagtcagtttcattacagtaagtttcattacagtcagtttcattacagtaagtttcattacaGTCAGTTTaattacagtaagtttcattacagtcagtttcattacagtcagtttcattacagtcagtttcattacagtaagtttcattacagtcagtttcattacagtcagtttcattacagtcagtttcattacagtttcattacagtcagtttcattacagtcagtttcattacagtcagtttcattacagtcagtttcattacagtaagtttcattacagtcagtttcattacagtcagtttcattacagtcagtttcattacagtaagtttcattacagtcagtttcattacagtcagtttcattacagtcagtttcattacagtaagtttcattacagtcagtttcattacagtaagtgtcattacagtcagtttcattacagtaagtttcattacagtcagtttcattacagtcagtttcattacagtcagtttcggtggaaataaatggtataaaatatcgacacaatggaaatataaacacaaatgcagtataatgtgatcctttattgacaacgtttcacccacacagtgggctttttcaagtcacacacggatctacctggggttggaaggtacgagagtatttatagtcatgttcagaatgttgaggtcaggtggagaatgc
This region includes:
- the LOC128686094 gene encoding uncharacterized protein isoform X1, which gives rise to MDIVSKEVLNGLRFIMAVNVCGRQVMYNTFVWGTPGKPANVSLDDYLENLNPGSSLNYFTLSKKNRRFNRTQDKMIKKSPDGSEFDLSLLYVSIRVACEKVAALNDPKWTTESTELEYYITAIKKMRNDASHDQLTITDKQVFEKTDNLREMLVNCVKSSGERYERDQTEVDNEIKQVIDNLDNIMKKTIGMEDLETHCRDEIKELVIGENNKMLKDVFQKFCYVNPVLFMAKDFSLKVNKIFVDIKVKLGKYRGTENYVDYRELLQVVGNTAEPPARPKILVLEGLAGSGKTTLVKFVIDEWINGGQGNLKDLDKYELLLWVQCRDSSIKSYQDLLDQQMPEVSKKFRSFLPRITKLCKILIIIDGLDEVNEISENLVESLLHEFQNSPHSTILCTSRPEKVEMFSFTIPAEYDVTNAEILGIAKQQIPEFVRRTHQEINKQTNNNRCTDMLVKDVMTVSSIHKHLTLPMNLTFLIYILDNTPDKLNMTVTETELYHEIHHMCRKKLMERLVIKYPKIKAMSESDLQYRIKEILKMIYMTQLVCLSHDQLTLNEDTVYQLHSVCNTLELPSDEVFSTFLSPNPIWTWRGVKEQYSAPHKGIQEYYSALHIVTTLKDQQQSSVSAQSCDSTSASATVITPASIRGVLEQTAGTAKVNMVKHENMLRHVAGLIYLFGHFPDDISLEIVDILRESGVKHKEMWLDLIGRTKTTQVTSQAISRLMNIGKNITIEDRSVGKYAALLPHHRPSKIVINLTDDPADQPRLQELLEGLVHHKCRILKLYHHYYHADKTTSSDNILKWIKSSCRSIMEEFVGCLSGDGVKFLPASVRRLYLAVVNDDHACHLLTQLHDAITAEPSSLPLLKELTYEISAEVSSAAAKAIKPLPRRVYLNVILRGVDDSGVGHVCDLLQELQPTVGYCNVEFPGVRLSETGWRDLVLGLAQRAVKVRGEIKAPESTLLNEPQVEHLMSLTTETLGCTFWDAAHPTEFSKFMSEL
- the LOC128686094 gene encoding uncharacterized protein isoform X2, which produces MDIVSKEVLNGLRFIMAVNVCGRQVMYNTFVWGTPGKPANVSLDDYLENLNPGSSLNYFTLSKKNRRFNRTQDKMIKKSPDGSEFDLSLLYVSIRVACEKVAALNDPKWTTESTELEYYITAIKKMRNDASHDQLTITDKQVFEKTDNLREMLVNCVKSSGERYERDQTEVDNEIKQVIDNLDNIMKKTIGMEDLETHCRDEIKELVIGENNKMLKDVFQKFCYVNPVLFMAKDFSLKVNKIFVDIKVKLGKYRGTENYVDYRELLQVVGNTAEPPARPKILVLEGLAGSGKTTLVKFVIDEWINGGQGNLKDLDKYELLLWVQCRDSSIKSYQDLLDQQMPEVSKKFRSFLPRITKLCKILIIIDGLDEVNEISENLVESLLHEFQNSPHSTILCTSRPEKVEMFSFTIPAEYDVTNAEILGIAKQQIPEFVRRTHQEINKQTNNNRCTDMLVKDVMTVSSIHKHLTLPMNLTFLIYILDNTPDKLNMTVTETELYHEIHHMCRKKLMERLVIKYPKIKAMSESDLQYRIKEILKMIYMTQLVCLSHDQLTLNEDTVYQLHSVCNTLELPSDEVFSTFLSPNPIWTWRGVKEQYSAPHKGIQEYYSALHIVTTLKDQQQSSVSAQSCDSTSASATVITPASIRGVLEQTAGTAKVNMVKHENMLRHVAGLIYLFGHFPDDISLEIVDILRESGVKHKEMWLDLIGRTKTTQVTSQAISRLMNIGKNITIEDRSVGKYAALLPHHRPSKIVINLTDDPADQPRLQELLEGLVHHKCRILKLYHHYYHADKTTSSDNILKWIKSRSIMEEFVGCLSGDGVKFLPASVRRLYLAVVNDDHACHLLTQLHDAITAEPSSLPLLKELTYEISAEVSSAAAKAIKPLPRRVYLNVILRGVDDSGVGHVCDLLQELQPTVGYCNVEFPGVRLSETGWRDLVLGLAQRAVKVRGEIKAPESTLLNEPQVEHLMSLTTETLGCTFWDAAHPTEFSKFMSEL